Proteins encoded within one genomic window of Humulus lupulus chromosome 1, drHumLupu1.1, whole genome shotgun sequence:
- the LOC133827545 gene encoding uncharacterized protein LOC133827545 — translation MEYLTRSLHLAAQNSAFRFHPLCKNLNLISLCFADDLLIFCKGALSLVKIIKSVMGKFSSVTRLQINESKSQVFYGGISAADRVLLSAELRLSEGVFPLKYLGVPMRPTKWKHEDCDVIIQKMKMRLHTWASRHLSFAGRMQLIHSVMFGLRNYWISIFILPQSVIKEIERLCRGFLWGLNGNRCKIHMASWDKVCLPKAFGGLGFRNGQRWNRTILAKYIWAISEKHDVLWVKWINSIYLKDSDFWSYRLPQDTSWYWRKLCNLRGKFSKEEIIAAGLNGKFNSANLYIHSLNHVQVGYYKAVWCRLSLPMHRFLLWQVINSQLLTYDNLLRFRVPLDSVMCLVCGNYVESHSHLFFACPLSVKVLEQLSEWMDISLWPYEFDKWRDWLSSRNNGLLSHIYNMLLAAVVYCIWRNRNGCVFDHCSRTASSLAAEVKLLV, via the coding sequence ATGGAGTATCTTACTCGTAGTCTCCATTTAGCTGCTCAAAACTCAGCCTTCAGATTCCATCCTTTGTGTAAGAATCTTAATCTCATTAGCCTTTGTTTTGCTGATGACTTATTGATTTTTTGCAAAGGGGCTTTATCATTAGTTAAAATCATTAAGAGTGTGATGGGGAAGTTTAGTTCTGTGACTAGGCTTCAGATTAATGAGAGCAAATCTCAGGTCTTCTATGGGGGAATTTCAGCAGCAGACCGAGTGCTTTTGTCTGCTGAATTGAGACTATCTGAGGGGGTGTTTCCTCTTAAATATCTTGGAGTCCCTATGAGACCTACAAAATGGAAACATGAAGATTGTGATGTCATCATTCAAAAAATGAAAATGAGATTACACACCTGGGCTAGTAGACATCTATCCTTTGCAGGCAGAATGCAACTAATTCATTCTGTTATGTTTGGTTTGAGGAATTATTGGATAAGCATTTTTATTCTGCCTCAAAGTGTAATCAAGGAAATTGAGAGGCTTTGTCGTGGCTTTCTTTGGGGTCTTAATGGTAATAGATGCAAGATTCATATGGCTTCTTGGGACAAAGTCTGTTTGCCTAAGGCTTTTGGGGGGCTCGGATTCAGAAATGGCCAGAGATGGAATCGTACTATTTTAGCTAAGTATATTTGGGCTATCTCTGAAAAGCATGATGTGTTGTGGGTGAAATGGATAAACTCAATTTATCTGAAAGACTCTGATTTCTGGTCCTATAGATTACCTCAGGATaccagctggtattggaggaaattaTGCAATCTCAGAGGCAAATTCAGTAAGGAGGAAATCATTGCTGCTGGTTTAAATGGGAAGTTTAACTCTGCCAATCTTTATATTCATTCCTTGAATCATGTTCAGGTTGGATACTACAAAGCAGTATGGTGTAGATTATCCTTACCTATGCATAGATTTCTGTTATGGCAGGTTATAAACTCTCAGTTGCTGACTTATGATAATTTGTTGAGGTTCAGAGTTCCTCTTGATTCTGTCATGTGCCTAGTTTGTGGTAATTATGTAGAGAGCCACTCCCACTTATTCTTTGCTTGTCCATTATCAGTTAAGGTTCTGGAGCAACTCTCTGAGTGGATGGATATCAGTTTATGGCCTTATGAATTTGACAAATGGAGAGATTGGCTTTCTAGCAGAAACAATGGGTTACTGTCTCACATTTATAACATGTTGTTAGCTGCTGTAGTGTACTGCATTTGGAGGAATCGCAATGGCTGTGTTTTTGACCATTGCTCTCGGACTGCTTCTAGTTTAGCTGCTGAAGTTAAGCTTTTAGTATAG